Proteins found in one Actinokineospora alba genomic segment:
- a CDS encoding pyrimidine reductase family protein: MLWPENRVSPGQGSPAVVDDTELEALYAYPGDLDRAWVQVNFVSSADGAVAVAGQSAGLSSPGDKRIFALGRDLADVVLVGWGTAREERYRGIKSTELRRERRSRLGLAPVPPIAVVTGRCSVDPDSPLVTDTLVPPIIVTAESAPAERRAALTAAGADVIVAGDERVDPRLALVSLAERGLKRVCCEGGPQLFGSLIEADLVDQLCLTVSPLLAGGRAGRIALGAPPEVPRRLTLASVLTEDGFLMLRYRREE, translated from the coding sequence ATGTTGTGGCCCGAGAACCGGGTTTCCCCAGGTCAGGGTTCACCGGCTGTGGTGGACGACACCGAACTCGAAGCGCTCTACGCCTATCCGGGCGACCTTGACCGGGCTTGGGTGCAGGTCAACTTCGTCAGCAGCGCCGACGGCGCGGTCGCAGTGGCGGGGCAGTCGGCGGGCCTGTCCAGCCCCGGCGACAAGCGGATCTTCGCCTTGGGCCGCGACCTGGCCGACGTGGTGCTCGTGGGCTGGGGCACCGCGCGCGAGGAGCGCTATCGCGGGATCAAGAGCACCGAACTGAGACGAGAGCGGCGTTCCCGCCTCGGGCTGGCACCGGTGCCGCCGATCGCCGTGGTCACCGGGCGGTGCTCGGTGGACCCGGACTCGCCGCTGGTGACCGACACGCTCGTGCCGCCGATCATCGTGACCGCCGAGTCGGCCCCGGCGGAGCGGCGCGCGGCGCTGACGGCGGCGGGCGCGGACGTGATCGTGGCCGGGGACGAGCGGGTCGATCCGCGGCTGGCGCTGGTCTCGCTCGCGGAACGGGGGTTGAAGCGGGTGTGCTGCGAGGGCGGGCCGCAGCTGTTCGGCTCGCTGATCGAGGCCGACCTCGTCGACCAGCTGTGTCTGACTGTCTCGCCGTTGCTCGCGGGCGGGCGCGCGGGGCGGATCGCCCTGGGAGCGCCGCCGGAGGTGCCGCGGCGGCTCACGCTGGCGTCGGTGCTGACCGAGGACGGTTTCCTGATGCTGCGCTATCGCCGGGAGGAGTGA
- a CDS encoding EamA family transporter, with the protein MVVAHVDGARRSASSWLGAVVSGTPRLVGAVPPTAQVLIGIVSVQVGAALAKQLFPVTGSSGVVALRLVFAAAILLLIWRPSLRVARKDLPVILGYGVVLATMNLLFYLSLARIPLGIAVTVEFLGPLSVALLGSRRWLDALWAVLAGAGVVLLAQTLGGADVLGLLFALGAGVCWAAYILLSAKLGSQSSDGKGLALAMACAGLIAAPVGVVEAGATLLSPMVLLVGLGVALMSSVIPYSLELEALRSIPPRVFGVLMSMEPAVAAIAGLVVLREALSPAQWVAICCVVAASAGATRTARPDV; encoded by the coding sequence GTGGTTGTCGCGCACGTCGATGGGGCGCGTCGGTCGGCTTCGTCGTGGTTGGGGGCGGTTGTTTCCGGCACGCCTCGGTTGGTGGGGGCTGTTCCGCCTACGGCGCAGGTTTTGATTGGGATCGTCAGCGTGCAGGTGGGGGCGGCGCTGGCGAAGCAGTTGTTTCCGGTGACCGGGTCCTCTGGGGTGGTGGCCCTTCGGCTGGTGTTCGCGGCCGCCATTCTTCTGCTGATTTGGCGTCCCTCGCTGCGGGTTGCGCGCAAGGATTTGCCGGTCATCCTTGGCTACGGCGTCGTGCTCGCCACCATGAACCTCCTGTTCTACCTCTCCCTCGCCCGCATCCCCCTCGGCATCGCGGTGACCGTGGAATTCCTCGGCCCGCTCAGCGTCGCCCTGCTGGGCTCGCGGCGATGGCTGGACGCGTTGTGGGCGGTGCTCGCCGGGGCCGGTGTCGTGTTGCTCGCGCAGACCCTCGGCGGGGCGGACGTCCTCGGGCTGTTGTTCGCCCTCGGCGCCGGTGTCTGTTGGGCGGCGTACATCCTGCTCAGCGCCAAGCTCGGCAGCCAGTCCAGCGACGGCAAGGGCCTCGCGCTGGCCATGGCGTGCGCGGGGCTGATCGCCGCGCCGGTCGGCGTCGTCGAGGCCGGGGCCACGCTGCTCTCGCCGATGGTGTTGCTCGTCGGCCTCGGGGTGGCGCTGATGTCCTCGGTGATCCCCTACTCACTCGAACTTGAGGCGCTGCGCAGCATCCCGCCGCGGGTGTTCGGCGTCCTGATGAGCATGGAACCCGCCGTCGCCGCGATCGCGGGGCTGGTCGTGCTGCGGGAAGCCCTGAGCCCGGCCCAGTGGGTCGCGATCTGCTGCGTCGTGGCCGCCTCCGCGGGCGCCACCCGCACCGCCCGCCCTGACGTCTAA
- a CDS encoding Asp23/Gls24 family envelope stress response protein — MTSPATRAAARSYGGERALTMTTGLLLLLLGVGAALLGYGVFGEGRAARAVLDPQVLRTLVDWQLAARIGAIVLGLVLLAFGLRIVFATLRPEHHPDLALNPTRGHGVLVTAGAITEAIATDAEQVPGVSKARATMVGDEEEPALRLSLWLEDGTDVKQVWREVDDTVLRQARESLGVDHLPTAVRLELGAAQRQRVR, encoded by the coding sequence ATGACCTCCCCCGCCACCCGCGCCGCCGCCCGCTCCTACGGTGGCGAACGCGCCCTGACCATGACCACCGGCCTGCTCCTGCTGCTGCTCGGAGTCGGCGCGGCCCTGCTGGGCTACGGCGTCTTCGGCGAGGGCAGGGCCGCCCGCGCTGTCCTGGACCCGCAGGTCCTGCGCACCTTGGTCGACTGGCAGTTGGCCGCCCGGATCGGCGCGATCGTGCTGGGGCTGGTGCTGCTGGCCTTCGGCCTGCGGATCGTTTTCGCCACCCTGCGCCCGGAACACCACCCGGACCTGGCGCTGAACCCGACCAGGGGCCACGGCGTCCTGGTCACCGCGGGCGCCATCACCGAGGCCATCGCCACCGACGCGGAGCAGGTCCCCGGCGTGAGCAAAGCCCGCGCCACCATGGTCGGCGACGAGGAGGAGCCCGCGCTGCGGCTGAGCCTGTGGCTCGAAGACGGCACCGACGTCAAACAGGTGTGGCGGGAAGTGGACGACACCGTCCTGCGCCAGGCCCGCGAATCCCTCGGCGTCGACCACCTGCCGACAGCCGTGCGGCTGGAACTGGGCGCGGCGCAACGGCAGCGAGTGCGCTGA
- a CDS encoding Asp23/Gls24 family envelope stress response protein — protein sequence MTQVSERPVEDRGTLRVDRSVVRKIAERAADESPGTTAMARKLAGVEVGTQGARVDVTGDGAQVRLRVDVALHYPAPVRTVVEDVRERVITEVERLTGYHVRGVDVTVSALRPKIRPRVE from the coding sequence GTGACCCAGGTCAGCGAGCGGCCGGTCGAGGACCGCGGCACGCTGCGGGTCGACCGGTCGGTGGTCCGCAAGATCGCCGAACGCGCGGCCGACGAGTCGCCGGGCACCACGGCGATGGCCCGCAAGCTGGCGGGTGTCGAGGTGGGCACCCAGGGCGCGCGGGTGGACGTGACCGGCGACGGCGCCCAGGTCCGGCTCAGGGTCGACGTGGCGCTGCACTACCCGGCTCCCGTGCGGACCGTCGTCGAGGACGTGCGCGAGCGCGTCATCACCGAGGTCGAGCGGCTGACCGGCTACCACGTGCGCGGCGTCGACGTGACGGTCTCCGCGCTGCGGCCCAAGATCCGTCCCCGAGTGGAGTGA
- the zapE gene encoding cell division protein ZapE — MPASLLARAPEIGAEELIATMAPPPRFGAVRFDTYVPNPDEPSQAAAVRDCAAFAAKVNARPDKSLFSRMFGGKAETGRPGLYIDGGFGVGKTHLLASIWHAVPGPKAYGTFVELTNLVGALGFTQAVERLKQHRLLAIDEFELDDPGDTMLVTRLLSQLTDAGVHVAATSNTLPDKLGEGRFAADDFLREIQALSSRFSVVRVDGPDYRHRGLPDAPAPLSDVDLAASAEAIEGATVDDFDALCGHLGSLHPSRYGKLVDGVTAVHLRGVHALQYQDVALRVVSFADRLYDRAIPVVVSGEPVSALFTEDMLRGGYRKKYLRAVSRLVALSRDAAAAR; from the coding sequence ATGCCCGCCAGCCTGCTCGCCCGCGCGCCCGAGATCGGCGCGGAGGAGCTGATCGCCACGATGGCCCCACCGCCCCGGTTCGGCGCGGTCCGGTTCGACACCTATGTCCCGAACCCGGACGAGCCGAGCCAGGCCGCCGCGGTCCGCGACTGCGCCGCGTTCGCCGCGAAGGTGAACGCGCGGCCGGACAAGTCGCTGTTCTCGCGGATGTTCGGCGGCAAGGCCGAGACCGGCAGGCCCGGGCTCTACATCGACGGCGGCTTCGGTGTCGGCAAGACCCACCTGCTGGCCTCGATCTGGCACGCCGTGCCCGGCCCGAAGGCCTACGGGACGTTCGTCGAGCTGACCAACCTCGTCGGCGCGCTCGGCTTCACCCAGGCCGTCGAGCGGCTCAAGCAGCACCGGCTGCTGGCGATCGACGAGTTCGAGCTCGACGACCCGGGCGACACCATGTTGGTCACCCGGCTGCTCTCGCAGCTGACCGACGCGGGCGTGCACGTCGCGGCCACGTCGAACACGCTGCCGGACAAGCTCGGCGAGGGCCGCTTCGCCGCGGACGACTTCCTGCGCGAGATCCAGGCGCTGTCGTCACGGTTCTCCGTGGTGCGCGTCGACGGGCCGGACTACCGCCACCGCGGCCTGCCCGACGCCCCCGCCCCACTGTCCGATGTGGACTTGGCGGCCAGCGCGGAGGCGATCGAAGGGGCCACTGTCGACGATTTCGACGCGCTCTGCGGGCACCTCGGCTCGCTGCACCCCTCACGCTACGGCAAGCTCGTCGACGGCGTGACCGCCGTGCATCTGCGCGGTGTGCACGCGTTGCAATACCAAGACGTCGCGCTGCGCGTGGTGTCGTTCGCCGACCGGCTCTATGACCGCGCCATCCCGGTGGTGGTGTCGGGGGAGCCGGTGTCGGCCCTGTTCACCGAGGACATGCTGCGCGGGGGCTACCGCAAGAAGTACCTGCGCGCGGTCAGCAGGCTGGTCGCGCTGTCCCGCGACGCCGCGGCCGCTCGCTGA
- a CDS encoding ATP-dependent DNA ligase, translating into MGGVALPLTPPVQPMLAKAVKSIPDDTNLVFEPKWDGFRCLVFRDGDEVILQSRSGKPLNRYFPDAEAALREALPERVVIDGELVVDIDGRLDFDKLAERIHPAASRVTMLSETTPARFIAFDVLALGDELLLETPGVERRRRLEDLLKVTDSVHLTPATTSSDLARQWFEIFEGAGLDGVMGKPADGPYTPNKRTMLKFKHSRTADCVVAGLRWYKDTEPGEAVGSLMLGLYDNTGGLNHVGVVGSFSAVRRRELAVELAELIPGGAEGHPWASWHEAQATRMPGAVSRWRTTEQPWVPLRLERVVEVAYEHTEGGYPSRFRHTAQFQRWRPDREPASCTYEQLEEPARYDLASVLRGEVRAR; encoded by the coding sequence ATGGGCGGCGTGGCGCTTCCACTGACTCCGCCGGTGCAACCGATGCTGGCCAAGGCTGTCAAGTCCATCCCGGACGACACGAATCTGGTGTTCGAGCCGAAATGGGACGGCTTCCGCTGCCTGGTCTTCCGGGACGGCGACGAGGTGATCCTGCAGTCCCGGTCGGGCAAGCCGCTCAACCGCTACTTCCCCGACGCCGAGGCCGCCCTGCGGGAGGCGCTGCCGGAGCGGGTCGTCATCGACGGTGAGCTGGTCGTCGACATCGACGGCAGGCTCGACTTCGACAAGCTCGCCGAACGCATCCACCCGGCGGCGAGTCGGGTGACGATGCTGTCGGAGACCACGCCCGCGCGCTTCATCGCCTTCGACGTGCTCGCCCTGGGCGACGAACTCCTGCTGGAGACCCCGGGCGTCGAGCGGCGGCGCAGGCTTGAGGACCTGCTGAAGGTCACCGATTCCGTGCACCTGACCCCGGCGACGACCAGCTCGGACCTGGCCCGCCAGTGGTTCGAGATCTTCGAGGGCGCGGGGCTCGACGGGGTGATGGGCAAGCCCGCGGACGGCCCGTACACGCCGAACAAGCGCACGATGCTCAAGTTCAAGCACTCGCGCACCGCGGACTGCGTGGTGGCGGGGCTGCGTTGGTACAAGGACACCGAGCCGGGCGAGGCTGTGGGGTCGTTGATGTTGGGGCTCTACGACAACACGGGCGGCCTCAACCACGTCGGGGTCGTCGGGTCGTTCTCCGCGGTGCGCAGGCGGGAGCTGGCGGTGGAGCTGGCCGAGCTGATCCCCGGCGGCGCCGAGGGGCACCCGTGGGCGAGTTGGCATGAGGCGCAGGCGACTCGGATGCCGGGGGCGGTAAGCCGGTGGCGCACCACTGAGCAGCCGTGGGTGCCGCTGCGGCTGGAGCGGGTGGTCGAGGTCGCGTATGAGCACACCGAGGGCGGCTACCCGAGCCGTTTCCGGCACACCGCGCAGTTCCAGCGGTGGCGCCCGGACCGCGAGCCCGCTTCGTGCACGTACGAGCAGCTGGAGGAGCCTGCGCGGTACGACTTGGCGTCGGTGCTGCGCGGTGAGGTGCGGGCGCGGTAG
- a CDS encoding cold-shock protein, whose translation MPQGTVRWFDADRGFGFLAPEDGSPDVFVHVSEIVEDGGAKMLREGQAVVFEVGENDRGPQALSVRVTADAATGSAVGLLGTVNWYEPGKGYGFASPDGGGADIFVHSSAIVTGGVVTEGQRVAFLIVEGERGPQAGHVIPLGAGAGSPAAAGIADGADGTVAWYDEDKGFGFINPDSGAGDIFVHARALAEGLTWLAEGDRVAYEVASGDKGPQARDVHLVRGAEPQTAPQRSAPAAAAGPAARDVPVRGGEGVVARYDGDRGFGFITPDAGGDDLFAHVSVIMGSEPLQKGDRVRYAVRQSDRGPQADRIERL comes from the coding sequence ATGCCGCAAGGGACCGTCCGTTGGTTCGACGCCGATCGGGGTTTCGGCTTCCTCGCGCCCGAGGACGGCTCGCCGGACGTGTTCGTGCACGTCTCCGAGATCGTCGAGGACGGCGGCGCGAAAATGCTCCGCGAGGGTCAGGCCGTCGTGTTCGAGGTCGGCGAGAACGACCGCGGGCCCCAGGCGCTGAGCGTTCGCGTCACCGCCGATGCGGCCACCGGCAGCGCCGTGGGCCTGCTCGGCACCGTCAACTGGTACGAGCCGGGCAAGGGGTACGGCTTCGCGTCGCCGGACGGCGGCGGCGCCGACATCTTCGTGCACAGCTCCGCCATCGTGACCGGCGGCGTGGTCACCGAGGGGCAGCGGGTGGCCTTCCTGATCGTCGAAGGCGAGCGCGGCCCGCAGGCCGGGCACGTGATCCCGCTGGGAGCAGGGGCCGGCTCACCCGCTGCGGCTGGTATCGCGGACGGTGCCGACGGCACGGTGGCCTGGTACGACGAGGACAAGGGCTTCGGCTTCATCAACCCCGACTCCGGCGCCGGGGACATCTTCGTTCACGCCCGGGCCCTGGCCGAGGGGCTGACGTGGCTCGCGGAGGGCGACCGCGTCGCCTACGAGGTGGCTAGTGGAGACAAGGGCCCGCAGGCCCGCGACGTGCACCTGGTCCGGGGCGCCGAGCCCCAGACGGCGCCGCAGCGGTCTGCACCTGCTGCGGCCGCAGGGCCGGCCGCGCGGGACGTGCCCGTACGAGGCGGCGAGGGCGTCGTCGCGCGCTACGACGGCGACCGCGGCTTCGGCTTCATCACCCCGGACGCAGGCGGCGACGATCTCTTCGCCCACGTGTCCGTGATCATGGGGTCGGAGCCGCTGCAGAAGGGTGACCGGGTCCGGTACGCGGTGCGTCAGAGCGACCGGGGCCCGCAGGCCGACCGCATCGAACGCCTCTGA
- a CDS encoding ABC-F family ATP-binding cassette domain-containing protein has translation MGHLDASGLSYTLPDGRVLFRDAGLRIGAGQVVAVVGENGAGKSTLLRIISGELTSPDGGVSVQGGLAVMPQFVGSVRDDRTVHDLLLAVAPAPLRAASAELDRVELALMETDDEPTQMRYAQAIADYDEAGGYIAEVLWDTVTVAALGVGYDKARYREVRTLSGGEQKRLVLEALLRGREQVLLLDEPDNYLDVPGKRWLERQLAESAKAILLISHDRELLAGVATQVVTVEAGTAWTHPGGFVSWHDAREARWERIAEQQRRWDEEHAKLQDLVKLMQRAAATSHEMASRYKAAQTRLRKFEEIGPPPVPPRPQKVKPRLLGGRTGIRAITCENLELTGLMKPFDVEVFFGDRVAVLGSNGSGKSHFLRLLADSTSVAHTGVRKLGARVVPGLFAQTHHHPEWVGRTLVDILWHGEGGRAGLDRGAAASVLSRYGLGGSAEQRFETLSGGQQARFQILLLELGGSTLLLLDEPTDNLDLHSAEALQDALEAYEGTVVAVTHDRWFARSFNRFLVFQSDGVVSESDEPVWDETRVRRAR, from the coding sequence ATGGGACACCTCGATGCCTCCGGGCTCTCCTACACCCTGCCCGACGGCCGGGTGCTGTTCCGCGACGCCGGACTGCGGATCGGCGCGGGCCAGGTCGTCGCGGTGGTCGGGGAGAACGGCGCGGGCAAGAGCACGCTGTTGCGGATCATCAGCGGCGAGCTGACCTCCCCGGACGGCGGTGTCTCGGTGCAGGGCGGGCTGGCGGTGATGCCGCAGTTCGTCGGCTCGGTCCGCGACGACCGCACGGTGCACGACCTGCTGCTCGCCGTCGCGCCCGCCCCGCTGCGGGCGGCGTCGGCCGAGCTGGACCGGGTCGAGCTGGCCCTGATGGAGACCGACGACGAGCCGACGCAGATGCGCTACGCCCAGGCGATCGCCGACTACGACGAAGCCGGCGGCTACATCGCGGAAGTCCTGTGGGACACGGTGACCGTCGCCGCCCTCGGAGTCGGCTACGACAAGGCGCGCTATCGCGAGGTCCGAACATTGTCCGGCGGCGAGCAGAAGCGGTTGGTGCTGGAGGCGCTCCTGCGCGGGCGCGAGCAAGTCCTGCTGCTCGACGAGCCGGACAACTACCTCGACGTCCCCGGCAAGCGCTGGCTGGAGCGGCAGCTCGCGGAGAGCGCGAAGGCGATCCTGCTGATCAGCCACGACCGCGAGCTGCTCGCGGGTGTCGCCACGCAGGTGGTCACGGTCGAGGCGGGCACCGCGTGGACGCACCCCGGCGGGTTCGTCAGCTGGCACGACGCCCGCGAGGCCCGCTGGGAGCGCATCGCCGAGCAGCAGCGGCGCTGGGACGAGGAGCACGCCAAGCTGCAGGACCTGGTCAAGCTGATGCAGCGCGCGGCGGCGACCAGCCACGAGATGGCGAGCCGGTACAAGGCCGCGCAGACGCGGCTGCGCAAGTTCGAGGAGATCGGCCCGCCCCCGGTCCCGCCGCGCCCGCAGAAGGTCAAGCCGCGGCTGCTCGGCGGGCGCACCGGCATCCGGGCGATCACCTGCGAGAACCTGGAACTGACCGGGCTGATGAAGCCGTTCGACGTCGAGGTCTTCTTCGGCGACCGGGTCGCGGTGCTCGGGTCCAACGGGTCGGGCAAGAGCCACTTCCTGCGCCTGCTCGCCGACAGCACCAGCGTCGCGCACACCGGTGTCCGCAAACTCGGCGCGCGCGTCGTGCCGGGGTTGTTCGCCCAGACCCACCACCATCCGGAGTGGGTGGGGCGCACGCTCGTCGACATCCTGTGGCACGGCGAGGGCGGACGGGCCGGCCTCGACCGCGGCGCGGCGGCCTCGGTGCTGAGCCGCTACGGCCTCGGCGGGTCGGCCGAGCAGCGGTTCGAGACGCTCTCGGGTGGGCAGCAGGCGCGGTTCCAGATCCTGCTGCTCGAACTGGGCGGCTCGACCCTGCTGCTGCTCGACGAGCCCACCGACAACCTCGACCTGCACTCCGCCGAGGCGCTGCAGGACGCGTTGGAGGCCTACGAGGGCACGGTGGTCGCGGTGACCCACGACCGCTGGTTCGCCCGGTCCTTCAACCGGTTCCTGGTGTTCCAATCGGACGGTGTGGTGTCCGAATCGGACGAACCGGTGTGGGACGAGACCCGGGTGCGCCGAGCCCGATGA
- a CDS encoding Asp23/Gls24 family envelope stress response protein gives MVTTNSQNDLRDTVPAARQSPAPARLADENGQGKTTIASNVVQKIAGMAAREVSGVHAMGGGMSRAFGAIKERIPGAGTSSTAGVSVEVGEKQAAIDLDMIVEYGASIADLARAVRRNVITAVERMTGLEVIEVNISVEDVHLPDDNAGDDAPEKSRVE, from the coding sequence ATGGTGACGACCAACAGTCAGAACGACCTGCGCGACACGGTCCCGGCCGCCCGCCAGTCCCCGGCGCCCGCCCGGCTGGCCGACGAGAACGGCCAGGGCAAGACCACCATCGCGTCCAACGTCGTGCAGAAGATCGCGGGCATGGCCGCCCGCGAGGTCTCCGGCGTGCACGCCATGGGCGGCGGCATGTCCCGCGCGTTCGGCGCGATCAAGGAGCGCATCCCCGGCGCGGGCACATCGTCCACCGCGGGCGTCTCGGTCGAGGTCGGCGAGAAGCAGGCCGCGATCGACCTCGACATGATCGTCGAGTACGGCGCGAGCATCGCCGACCTCGCGCGCGCGGTGCGCCGCAACGTGATCACCGCGGTCGAGCGGATGACGGGCCTGGAGGTCATCGAGGTCAACATCTCCGTGGAGGACGTCCACCTGCCCGACGACAACGCGGGCGACGACGCCCCCGAGAAGTCCCGGGTCGAATGA
- a CDS encoding dihydrofolate reductase family protein translates to MRPLRYSINVTLDGCCDHRGIPADEDMHRHAVENLNRADALLFGRVTYEMMESAFRPSTPRPEWTEPFAQTISAAKKYVVSSTLEQVDWNAELVRGDLGEAVQRLKRQPGKGLFVGGVRLPLALTELGLIDEYEFVVHPRIAGHGPTLFAGLTKPVDLKLVDRLEFSSGAVAMRYEPRR, encoded by the coding sequence ATGCGACCCCTTCGGTACTCCATCAACGTCACCTTGGACGGATGCTGCGACCATCGCGGGATCCCCGCGGACGAGGACATGCATCGTCACGCGGTAGAGAACCTCAACCGGGCCGATGCCCTGCTCTTCGGCCGGGTGACTTACGAAATGATGGAATCGGCGTTTCGGCCGTCGACGCCGAGACCCGAATGGACGGAACCGTTCGCCCAGACGATCAGCGCGGCGAAGAAGTACGTCGTGTCAAGCACCCTGGAACAGGTCGACTGGAACGCCGAACTCGTGCGCGGGGATCTGGGTGAGGCCGTCCAGCGACTCAAGCGGCAGCCGGGCAAGGGACTGTTCGTGGGCGGTGTGCGGCTCCCGCTGGCGCTGACGGAGCTGGGATTGATCGATGAGTACGAGTTCGTGGTGCACCCCAGGATCGCGGGCCACGGGCCGACGCTGTTCGCGGGGCTGACGAAGCCGGTCGACCTGAAGCTTGTGGACAGGCTGGAGTTCAGCTCGGGGGCCGTGGCGATGCGGTACGAACCGAGAAGGTAG
- a CDS encoding phosphatase PAP2 family protein, whose translation MERPLLAAPRFALALAALFVLVMAAIGVDVAGNTEAGPFDQAVFDVLTRRPDLAVPLTLCTHPAAMIAIMAAMVAIALRAGRPRVAALAVLGPVVAAGINTVVLKPLFDRTHEDSLAYPSGHTTTLVAILAVLVLVAAANATPGRAVATAAIALVLVAVGAGAIIGREFHYLTDTVGALFWGVAVVIVLAALIDFAAQRVGDPPSVQPPLESTSR comes from the coding sequence GTGGAACGTCCGCTGCTCGCCGCGCCCCGATTCGCCCTGGCCCTGGCCGCTCTGTTCGTGCTCGTCATGGCCGCGATCGGCGTGGACGTCGCCGGGAACACCGAGGCCGGTCCGTTCGACCAGGCCGTGTTCGACGTACTGACCCGGCGGCCGGACCTGGCGGTCCCACTGACCCTGTGCACCCACCCCGCCGCGATGATCGCGATCATGGCGGCCATGGTCGCCATCGCCCTGCGCGCGGGCAGGCCCCGGGTGGCCGCGCTGGCGGTCCTCGGGCCGGTGGTGGCGGCCGGGATCAACACCGTGGTGCTCAAGCCGCTCTTCGACCGCACGCACGAGGACAGCCTCGCCTACCCCAGCGGCCACACGACGACACTGGTCGCGATCCTGGCGGTGCTGGTGCTGGTCGCCGCCGCCAACGCGACACCCGGGCGCGCGGTGGCGACTGCCGCGATCGCGCTCGTGCTGGTCGCCGTGGGAGCGGGAGCGATCATCGGCCGCGAGTTCCACTACCTCACCGACACGGTCGGGGCGCTGTTCTGGGGCGTCGCTGTGGTGATCGTTCTGGCCGCTCTGATCGACTTCGCGGCCCAGCGTGTGGGCGACCCACCGTCCGTGCAGCCGCCCCTGGAAAGCACCTCACGGTAA
- a CDS encoding DUF6286 domain-containing protein yields the protein MRVLVRVLSLLLGLALAAAGALLAIEVAWAWWRPASPSLLVPWRQWRDTLADLSWQSTPVLITAAAVAAAGLLLALFAALARRTNVGLREPSPGVTVETSPRSLARIVGTRVRGEDNVTGASVSATAKRVRVRATSALESEAQLRPRLLGAVRATLADLPLQRQPKVSVVVDSPRDRS from the coding sequence GTGCGTGTCCTGGTGAGAGTCCTGAGCCTGCTGCTCGGCCTGGCGTTGGCCGCGGCGGGCGCGTTGCTGGCCATCGAGGTCGCGTGGGCGTGGTGGCGGCCGGCGAGCCCGTCGCTGCTCGTCCCCTGGCGGCAGTGGCGCGACACGCTGGCCGACCTGAGCTGGCAGAGCACCCCGGTACTGATCACCGCGGCCGCCGTCGCCGCGGCCGGCCTGCTGCTGGCCCTGTTCGCGGCCCTGGCGCGGCGCACGAACGTCGGCCTGCGGGAACCCTCACCGGGCGTCACGGTCGAGACGTCGCCGCGTTCGCTGGCCCGGATCGTGGGCACGCGCGTCCGCGGCGAGGACAACGTGACCGGCGCGTCGGTGAGCGCCACAGCCAAGCGGGTCCGGGTGCGCGCGACCAGCGCCCTGGAGTCGGAGGCCCAACTGCGTCCCCGGCTGCTCGGTGCCGTGCGGGCCACCCTCGCCGACTTGCCGCTGCAGCGTCAGCCCAAGGTATCCGTGGTCGTCGACTCCCCCAGGGACCGCTCATGA
- a CDS encoding DUF1801 domain-containing protein, whose amino-acid sequence MTDPRVDARIESLLPWQQEIYRQVRELVHAADPEVEETIKFTDRPYFVLRGNICALLPAKDHVNIFLYDGAIVPDPEGIITGGHDNKTARTVAVRPGEEINAPALLAMFRQIIANNRAGGWRKLKKG is encoded by the coding sequence ATGACCGATCCACGCGTCGACGCCCGCATCGAGAGCCTGCTGCCTTGGCAGCAGGAGATCTACCGGCAGGTGCGGGAGCTGGTGCACGCCGCGGACCCCGAGGTCGAGGAGACCATCAAGTTCACCGATCGGCCGTACTTCGTGCTGCGGGGGAACATCTGCGCGCTGCTGCCCGCGAAGGACCACGTGAACATTTTCCTCTACGACGGCGCGATCGTCCCCGACCCGGAGGGGATCATCACCGGCGGACATGACAACAAGACAGCCCGCACCGTCGCCGTCCGTCCGGGCGAGGAGATCAACGCGCCCGCTCTGCTGGCGATGTTCCGGCAGATCATCGCGAACAACCGGGCCGGGGGCTGGCGCAAGCTCAAGAAGGGCTGA